A genomic window from Acidimicrobiia bacterium includes:
- a CDS encoding FHA domain-containing protein, whose protein sequence is MANSKDIDSADPDTKSPNNKDLVDTSATQVVSSILNSDGPIASNKEIEGESYCFEVLRGPTKGDLIFFHDEKNTFGRGTDCTVLLDDITVSRHHCEILSKDGDLILNDTGSTNGTYVNSNAVESCKIETGDVIQIGKFVFALARRTQK, encoded by the coding sequence ATGGCAAATAGCAAAGATATAGATTCGGCTGACCCAGATACAAAATCGCCAAATAATAAAGATTTAGTTGATACTTCTGCAACACAAGTTGTTAGCTCTATTCTTAATTCAGATGGACCGATTGCATCGAATAAAGAAATTGAAGGTGAATCGTATTGCTTTGAAGTATTACGTGGACCAACTAAAGGTGATTTGATATTTTTTCACGATGAGAAAAATACTTTTGGTCGAGGAACAGATTGTACAGTTTTACTTGATGACATTACCGTCTCGCGTCATCATTGTGAAATATTATCTAAAGATGGCGACTTGATATTAAATGATACCGGATCAACAAATGGTACTTATGTCAATTCGAATGCAGTGGAATCATGCAAAATTGAAACAGGAGATGTGATACAAATTGGTAAATTTGTTTTTGCATTAGCAAGAAGGACTCAAAAATGA
- the ispH gene encoding 4-hydroxy-3-methylbut-2-enyl diphosphate reductase codes for MVKKVYLAQPRGFCAGVEMAIKALSFLANSFEKPIYCYHEIVHNRIVVERFENKGVIFVNSIDEVPQGAVVMLSAHGTAPEIVKDSNDENRISINAVCPLVTKVHHEAKTRTKKNYEILYIGHQGHDEAIGTKAVAPNNIHIIENEEQLNRAVESISEGSPVALLAQTTLAMEEWQEMQVLAKNKFPELWTASKGDLCFATTNRQIALRKLVDVSDAIIVIGSDNSSNTLALEKVALERGCKRVFRIDSPDDVETCDLANEDIVGVTAGASAPEDIVQAVIYKLNARDGVELVDAINEDEYFPPPRELRELATDLNYAIFNIFNLRKKQLNIKENIIDDETLRSVFKDDRHKNASDSLTN; via the coding sequence ATGGTTAAAAAAGTCTACTTAGCTCAACCTAGAGGTTTTTGTGCAGGTGTGGAGATGGCAATAAAAGCTTTGTCATTTTTAGCAAATTCTTTCGAGAAACCTATTTATTGCTACCACGAAATTGTACACAATCGTATAGTGGTAGAAAGATTCGAAAATAAGGGAGTAATCTTTGTAAATAGTATTGATGAAGTTCCTCAAGGAGCTGTGGTGATGTTAAGCGCTCATGGAACAGCACCTGAGATTGTCAAAGATTCGAATGATGAAAATCGAATATCTATCAATGCTGTATGTCCTCTAGTTACAAAAGTTCACCATGAGGCAAAAACTAGAACGAAAAAAAATTATGAAATATTATATATTGGCCACCAAGGTCATGATGAAGCTATAGGTACAAAAGCTGTAGCGCCTAACAATATACATATTATAGAAAATGAAGAACAGTTAAACAGAGCAGTTGAATCTATTAGTGAAGGTTCACCTGTTGCACTATTAGCACAGACAACATTAGCCATGGAAGAATGGCAAGAGATGCAGGTTCTAGCTAAAAATAAATTTCCCGAATTATGGACAGCTTCTAAAGGCGACCTTTGTTTCGCAACAACGAATCGCCAAATCGCATTGAGGAAATTGGTTGATGTTAGCGATGCAATAATAGTGATCGGTTCGGATAATTCTTCCAATACTTTAGCATTAGAAAAAGTAGCACTCGAAAGAGGATGTAAAAGAGTTTTTAGGATAGATAGCCCAGATGATGTTGAAACTTGCGATCTGGCCAACGAAGATATTGTTGGTGTAACTGCAGGTGCAAGTGCACCCGAAGACATAGTTCAAGCCGTCATCTATAAGCTAAATGCTAGAGACGGCGTAGAATTAGTAGATGCAATAAATGAAGACGAGTATTTTCCACCACCTCGAGAATTAAGAGAGCTTGCTACAGATTTAAATTACGCAATTTTTAATATCTTTAACCTAAGAAAAAAGCAATTAAATATTAAAGAAAATATCATTGATGATGAAACACTTAGAAGTGTATTTAAAGATGATCGCCATAAAAATGCGAGTGATAGTTTAACAAATTAA
- the der gene encoding ribosome biogenesis GTPase Der, with amino-acid sequence MKNRVAVVGRPNVGKSTLVNRLVGKRETIVEEKSGVTRDRRTLSVTWKDNAFEIIDTGGWTSYAAKKSRVSTKANKFTKYDEAIDKSLGIKKDPIINANETPLDEKISRQSEMAIQEADIILLVVDSTTGVTQEDIDIANIVKKSKKPTYVVCNKADNDLVISESWEFLSLGLGDPYPVSAIHGIGTGDLLDVVVENLPHEFEDNESETDSSFRVAIAGRPNVGKSTLFNKLIGSERVIVHDMAGTTRDPVDTSIDTEFGTLTFVDTAGLKRQARQSDATEYYSSLRSFAAIDRADCVLFMVDGEEGVTHFDMRLLERIDAAGCALVILMNKWDLLDTDQRLETLAKAKRELGFVDYAPIVTLSAITGRKLDKIIPALFEARDAYEQRIPTAELNKVIHTAQIAHPHPMRRNKRVRIFYATQGASNPPTITLFTSQALDESYMRYLENVLRESFNLGSTAIKLRFKRKSG; translated from the coding sequence ATGAAGAATCGTGTGGCTGTTGTCGGTCGACCAAATGTTGGAAAATCTACTCTTGTAAACCGTTTAGTTGGTAAACGAGAAACTATTGTCGAAGAAAAGTCTGGTGTAACAAGAGATAGACGTACGTTGTCTGTTACATGGAAAGATAACGCATTTGAAATTATCGATACTGGAGGTTGGACTTCCTATGCAGCTAAAAAATCTAGAGTTTCAACTAAAGCGAATAAATTTACGAAATATGACGAAGCCATTGATAAATCTTTGGGAATAAAGAAAGATCCAATAATAAATGCTAATGAAACACCATTAGATGAAAAGATTTCACGACAAAGCGAAATGGCAATACAAGAAGCGGACATAATACTTTTAGTAGTTGATTCAACAACCGGTGTAACTCAAGAAGATATTGATATAGCTAATATTGTAAAAAAATCTAAAAAGCCTACATACGTTGTTTGTAATAAGGCTGATAATGATTTAGTGATAAGTGAATCATGGGAATTTCTTTCTTTAGGACTAGGTGACCCATATCCCGTAAGTGCTATTCATGGAATTGGTACGGGAGATCTACTTGATGTTGTTGTTGAGAATCTTCCACATGAATTTGAAGATAACGAAAGCGAAACGGACTCTAGTTTTCGTGTAGCTATCGCTGGTAGACCTAACGTTGGTAAATCTACTTTATTTAATAAGCTCATTGGTTCTGAGAGAGTAATCGTTCATGATATGGCTGGAACTACGCGTGACCCAGTTGATACTAGCATCGATACTGAATTTGGTACCTTGACTTTTGTTGATACAGCAGGACTTAAGCGTCAAGCACGTCAAAGTGATGCTACTGAATACTATTCTTCACTTCGTTCATTTGCAGCTATTGATCGTGCTGATTGTGTTTTATTTATGGTTGATGGGGAAGAGGGCGTGACTCATTTTGATATGCGTCTTTTAGAACGTATCGATGCTGCTGGTTGTGCTCTTGTAATTTTAATGAATAAATGGGACCTGTTAGATACTGATCAGCGTTTGGAGACATTGGCAAAAGCAAAACGCGAACTTGGTTTTGTTGATTATGCTCCTATTGTAACCTTGAGTGCTATAACTGGTCGCAAGTTAGACAAAATAATACCCGCACTTTTTGAAGCACGTGATGCTTATGAACAAAGGATACCAACAGCAGAGTTAAATAAAGTTATTCATACTGCTCAAATTGCACATCCTCATCCAATGAGAAGAAATAAGCGAGTTAGAATTTTTTACGCTACGCAAGGTGCTTCTAATCCTCCGACTATCACACTGTTTACTTCTCAAGCTTTAGACGAGAGCTATATGAGATATTTAGAAAATGTATTGCGAGAAAGTTTCAATTTAGGTTCAACTGCTATTAAATTACGTTTTAAGCGCAAAAGCGGCTAA
- a CDS encoding CDP-alcohol phosphatidyltransferase family protein has product MKNINIPNTLTVLRIILLVPMFIVGLDDPFKGALIAAVLGITDFIDGYIARRFNQVTALGRILDPISDRLLLITSFILFFMTRSVPNWFLIVIGLRELLVGVGTLLIFIRKIPRPDVNKVGKISAFAAMVATPSWVVVNTHYGIVEKVFLALAIFATCVSIPTGYISLYEYLSVLRPKTKQ; this is encoded by the coding sequence ATGAAAAATATTAATATTCCGAATACCTTAACAGTACTGCGAATAATACTATTGGTGCCAATGTTTATAGTTGGTTTAGATGATCCTTTCAAAGGAGCATTAATAGCTGCTGTCTTAGGAATTACAGATTTTATAGATGGATATATTGCACGTAGATTTAATCAGGTAACAGCTTTAGGGCGTATATTGGATCCGATATCCGATAGGTTATTATTAATTACATCATTCATTTTATTTTTTATGACACGCAGTGTCCCGAACTGGTTTTTAATAGTAATAGGACTAAGAGAATTATTAGTCGGCGTTGGTACACTGCTTATTTTTATAAGGAAAATTCCAAGGCCAGATGTAAATAAAGTGGGAAAAATTTCTGCATTTGCTGCAATGGTTGCAACACCTAGTTGGGTAGTAGTAAATACACACTATGGTATTGTCGAAAAAGTATTTTTAGCGTTGGCGATATTTGCAACTTGTGTGTCGATTCCTACAGGATACATATCACTATATGAATATCTATCAGTATTACGTCCAAAAACAAAGCAATAA
- a CDS encoding MerR family transcriptional regulator, producing MTFSIGDVLEQLHDEFPDITVSKIRFLESQGLIAPMRTSSGFRMFSEVDITKLKWILSHQRDRFLPLKVIKEYLLKLNDNDFDEGKSPSFDFETSGTLPLNGISKNVVDITERNLSELTPKREQTHLSAVKDKVESIEQENLSNNIGSTISTLVKSVADSNSTNNKQKISQIQESPFSRDSIITRSNDQDKKIHPIRIAHGIDSQREKLDVEDLVGATSTLTHTNKSKSKKKPLDSVLSLEKMTILTGVSGPILKELVRFSILDATGEGNSMVFDKSQIDIAEVASKLMGLGIEPRLLKTYVLFAGREVGYLEHVIQDDLRKRNPGASEIAKEKAIEFIRQSAALKELMLLRAYENDTL from the coding sequence ATGACATTTTCTATTGGTGATGTATTAGAACAATTACATGACGAATTTCCAGATATAACAGTATCAAAAATTCGTTTTTTGGAATCACAAGGTCTAATAGCACCAATGAGAACTTCTTCAGGGTTTCGAATGTTTTCTGAAGTAGATATAACGAAATTAAAATGGATTCTTTCTCACCAACGTGATCGTTTTTTGCCTCTTAAAGTTATAAAAGAATACTTATTAAAACTTAATGATAATGACTTTGACGAGGGAAAATCTCCATCATTTGATTTTGAAACATCAGGCACTTTACCGCTAAATGGCATTTCCAAAAATGTTGTCGATATAACTGAAAGAAATTTATCTGAATTGACGCCAAAACGTGAACAAACACATTTGAGTGCTGTAAAAGATAAAGTTGAAAGCATAGAGCAAGAAAACTTAAGTAACAATATTGGTTCAACTATAAGTACTTTAGTTAAAAGTGTTGCAGATTCAAATTCAACGAATAATAAACAAAAAATTTCGCAAATACAAGAATCACCTTTTTCGCGTGACTCAATTATAACAAGATCAAATGATCAAGATAAGAAAATACATCCAATTCGCATAGCACATGGTATTGATTCACAAAGAGAAAAATTAGATGTAGAAGATCTTGTGGGGGCTACATCAACTTTAACTCATACTAATAAATCAAAATCGAAGAAGAAGCCACTTGATTCAGTTCTATCATTAGAGAAGATGACTATTCTTACAGGTGTAAGCGGGCCAATACTTAAAGAACTTGTTAGGTTCTCAATATTGGATGCGACGGGTGAAGGTAATTCAATGGTTTTCGATAAAAGTCAGATAGATATAGCTGAAGTTGCATCAAAACTAATGGGATTAGGAATAGAACCTAGATTATTAAAAACATATGTATTATTTGCTGGTCGAGAAGTGGGATATTTAGAACACGTAATACAAGATGATCTTAGAAAACGTAATCCAGGGGCTAGCGAAATCGCAAAAGAAAAAGCTATTGAATTTATTAGACAATCAGCAGCATTAAAAGAATTAATGTTACTTCGTGCTTATGAGAATGATACCCTATAA
- a CDS encoding MerR family transcriptional regulator — protein MQNQQSFSSKETCKLVSITYRQLDYWARENIFVPTVEAKGSGSSREYSFTDLVELRVIKKMLDSGMKLSEVRRATDYLHEEGLSLSQADLVMTSDSVFLNDPSNPKLLIDIIKGGQGVFTIVALSQAADEVRKKINNNTSGADASVESNFAIA, from the coding sequence GTGCAAAATCAACAATCATTTTCTTCGAAAGAAACATGTAAATTAGTTTCTATAACTTATCGCCAACTTGATTATTGGGCAAGAGAAAACATATTCGTACCGACAGTTGAAGCAAAAGGATCTGGGTCTTCACGTGAATATTCATTCACAGATTTAGTTGAGCTGAGAGTAATTAAAAAAATGTTAGATTCAGGAATGAAACTAAGTGAAGTTCGTAGGGCAACAGATTATTTACATGAAGAAGGTCTAAGTCTTTCACAAGCTGATCTTGTCATGACCTCAGATTCAGTATTTCTAAATGATCCTTCAAATCCAAAATTATTGATAGATATAATTAAAGGTGGTCAAGGTGTATTTACAATTGTTGCTTTAAGTCAAGCTGCAGACGAAGTTCGTAAAAAGATTAACAACAATACAAGTGGTGCAGATGCGTCGGTTGAATCTAACTTTGCGATAGCATAA
- the cmk gene encoding (d)CMP kinase codes for MNFDKHTIAIDGPSGSGKTTLSYELSKNLGLSVLETGSLYRCVTLLCLENDLNVNNQEEVLDIAKTLDFHFDNRIVTLNNQDVSKRIRDHDVVLNVSYVSVHGKVRAVLTKKMQDWVIEHKGGILEGRDITTVVVPNAKVRVYLDAPQAIRIDRRSEDKSDSAFNEKFENVTESIALRDKIDSTRKIDPLIKADGVLELDSHTNTLDELVNLIVKEYKR; via the coding sequence ATGAACTTTGATAAACACACAATAGCTATAGATGGTCCTTCGGGTTCAGGAAAAACTACTTTGTCTTATGAATTAAGTAAGAATTTAGGCTTATCAGTTTTAGAAACTGGTTCATTATATAGATGTGTAACGCTATTATGCCTAGAAAATGATTTAAATGTAAATAATCAAGAAGAAGTATTAGATATCGCAAAAACACTGGATTTTCATTTTGATAATCGTATCGTTACTTTAAATAACCAAGATGTTTCGAAACGAATTCGAGATCACGATGTAGTTCTTAATGTTAGCTATGTATCAGTTCATGGAAAAGTACGTGCTGTTCTAACAAAGAAAATGCAGGATTGGGTTATTGAACATAAAGGCGGAATTTTAGAAGGTCGAGATATAACTACTGTAGTGGTACCCAATGCCAAAGTGAGAGTATATTTGGATGCACCACAAGCTATTAGAATCGATCGTAGAAGTGAAGATAAAAGTGACAGTGCATTTAATGAGAAATTTGAAAATGTTACAGAATCTATAGCACTTAGAGATAAAATTGATTCCACAAGAAAAATTGATCCTTTAATTAAGGCTGATGGTGTGCTCGAATTAGATTCTCATACAAATACTTTAGATGAACTAGTTAATTTAATTGTTAAGGAATACAAAAGATGA
- a CDS encoding DEAD/DEAH box helicase has product MKSKYNVRLWQDKAIKEFDNKITQGGESNFLCVATPGAGKTTFALVCARQLLSTSKVNKIIIVVPSAHLKEQWADAGAELGILFDTNIKELSQDSFGVITTYQGVAANTKSFSEISENAMIILDEIHHAGDDKTWGDSLRIAFSRATTRLLLSGTPFRSDENAIPFVKYVNDELQVDFEYGYEQALKDGGVVRPINFTRLDGHMEWIDTDGEFNSFSFAQAIDTKRIQQRLNVALNKDGAFLSNSLSRANRYLKKLRKIDPSAGALVICIDHEHAKTVSSLLRKLGVEPTTVLSDDSNASDKIADFANGNSEWLVAVRMVSEGVDIPRLRVGVFATNTTTELFFRQAVGRFVRLRNHGEEAMMFIPNDPRIVAHAQSMAESRVHNLKRNDDDDTDSILFDEEKKEQTWKDDEQLSMFQVLSSTPIHSQDDILDSPMSKKLNSILTQSVFEGIEIELPPLPYSNIKVKHNDIDLRKIRRTKKALRDLNTERVRTLATYSGEQYAQINSNLNKLVGITSITKASIEQLEERLNHANKLMKKIRT; this is encoded by the coding sequence ATGAAATCTAAATACAACGTGAGGTTATGGCAAGATAAAGCTATAAAGGAATTTGACAATAAAATAACCCAAGGTGGTGAATCAAACTTTTTATGTGTGGCCACTCCCGGTGCCGGAAAAACAACATTTGCTTTAGTTTGTGCGCGACAATTATTGAGTACTAGTAAAGTTAACAAAATAATCATAGTAGTGCCGTCTGCGCATCTTAAAGAACAATGGGCAGATGCTGGCGCTGAACTAGGGATCCTATTCGACACAAATATAAAAGAACTATCACAAGATAGCTTTGGCGTAATAACAACTTATCAAGGTGTAGCAGCAAATACAAAATCTTTTTCAGAAATTTCAGAAAATGCGATGATTATATTAGATGAAATTCATCATGCTGGAGATGATAAGACCTGGGGAGATTCATTACGAATAGCTTTTAGCAGGGCAACCACTCGCCTATTACTTTCTGGTACCCCTTTTAGGTCAGATGAAAATGCTATCCCATTTGTAAAATATGTTAATGATGAATTACAAGTGGATTTTGAATATGGATACGAACAAGCACTAAAAGACGGTGGTGTTGTACGACCGATAAATTTTACAAGGCTAGATGGGCATATGGAATGGATCGATACTGATGGCGAATTTAATTCATTTTCATTTGCTCAAGCGATCGACACTAAACGTATTCAGCAAAGATTAAATGTTGCACTTAATAAGGATGGTGCCTTTTTATCAAATTCATTATCACGTGCTAATCGATATTTAAAAAAACTAAGAAAGATTGATCCTAGTGCTGGCGCATTAGTAATTTGCATTGATCATGAACACGCGAAAACAGTTTCCTCATTATTGAGAAAGTTAGGTGTAGAGCCAACAACAGTTCTGAGTGATGATTCAAATGCATCAGATAAAATAGCTGATTTTGCAAATGGTAATAGTGAGTGGTTGGTGGCCGTTCGTATGGTCTCTGAAGGAGTAGACATACCAAGATTACGTGTTGGAGTTTTTGCAACTAATACCACTACAGAATTATTTTTTCGTCAGGCAGTTGGTAGATTTGTGCGTTTGAGAAATCATGGCGAAGAAGCAATGATGTTTATACCTAATGATCCTCGTATAGTCGCTCACGCTCAAAGTATGGCTGAGTCAAGAGTCCACAACCTAAAAAGAAATGACGACGATGACACAGATTCAATATTATTCGACGAAGAAAAAAAAGAACAAACCTGGAAAGACGATGAACAACTTTCAATGTTCCAAGTACTAAGTTCTACACCAATACATTCACAAGATGACATTTTAGATTCACCAATGTCTAAGAAATTAAATTCTATTTTGACTCAGAGTGTTTTTGAAGGTATTGAAATTGAACTACCACCTCTACCCTACTCAAATATTAAAGTTAAGCATAATGATATAGATTTAAGAAAAATACGTAGAACCAAAAAAGCTTTAAGGGATTTAAATACAGAACGAGTAAGAACTTTAGCTACATACTCCGGAGAACAGTATGCCCAGATTAACTCAAATCTAAATAAACTTGTCGGGATCACATCGATTACTAAAGCAAGTATTGAACAACTAGAAGAGCGATTAAATCACGCAAATAAACTAATGAAAAAGATTAGGACTTAA
- a CDS encoding 1-acyl-sn-glycerol-3-phosphate acyltransferase, whose protein sequence is MSWKRKEYIWFQTSHIINNLLTHLILQPTILGKNNIPKKGRVIIAPTHRSMVDIPCAGCITWQPMRWMIKKELIANKYSKYYFETCGSFGVDKDSNDPTAIKKAIKALNDEDKLLIFPEGTRNKFDNIGELNSGVSFLAAKTNSPIVPVALYGVDKPFYIKNFIPRKSKIYILIGEPITSHIEKAGKTSAIAKDIQDELTEKLFELYERCKDF, encoded by the coding sequence ATGAGTTGGAAAAGAAAAGAATATATTTGGTTTCAAACAAGTCATATTATCAATAATTTATTGACGCATCTTATACTACAGCCAACTATCTTGGGTAAAAATAATATTCCAAAAAAGGGTAGAGTGATCATCGCTCCAACTCATAGATCAATGGTTGATATTCCATGTGCAGGATGTATAACTTGGCAGCCAATGAGATGGATGATAAAGAAAGAATTAATCGCAAATAAATATAGTAAATATTATTTTGAAACTTGTGGATCTTTTGGAGTTGATAAAGATAGTAATGATCCTACAGCTATCAAAAAAGCTATTAAGGCATTAAATGATGAAGATAAATTATTGATATTTCCTGAAGGAACTAGAAATAAGTTCGATAATATCGGTGAACTTAATAGTGGTGTAAGTTTTCTTGCTGCAAAAACTAATAGCCCAATAGTCCCCGTTGCTCTTTATGGTGTTGATAAACCCTTTTATATAAAAAACTTTATTCCGCGCAAGTCTAAAATATATATCCTGATAGGTGAACCAATAACTAGTCATATAGAAAAGGCTGGAAAAACTTCAGCTATAGCAAAAGATATTCAAGATGAATTAACAGAAAAGCTCTTTGAATTATATGAGAGATGTAAAGATTTTTGA
- the aroA gene encoding 3-phosphoshikimate 1-carboxyvinyltransferase: MLEVKPLTGNIILPGDKSISHRSAMFSVLAKGKSVIENISSGGDVLSTISVLKQLGADINIEENTLTTNGKGLISLSGENQTLDCGNSGTSLRLFCGFLSGQNLKNITLIGDESLSRRPQDRVVKPLQRMGINISSTNGLTPILLNKSNPDGGRFESIISSGQIKSAILLAGLYAENPVTDIEETFTRDHSENMLRAMGVKVISEKTEFGYEATVFPPVNDLKPLIGLVPSDPSSAVFFGVLAALIPGSDILISNLLGNATRIGWLKVLQRMGAEIEIIEKSKVFNEKVIDVKVKYSELIATDIRGDEISSLIDELPMLSIAMAKAKGISRVRDATELRVKESDRITVVLDHLNRMGVKTTEYDDGYDIVGSTDELNNCYIEPHHDHRIAMTFVAANYLISGVLEIAQKETISTSFPTFYHVFEQVIV, encoded by the coding sequence ATGTTAGAAGTAAAACCATTAACTGGAAATATTATTCTACCTGGAGATAAATCCATTTCACATAGAAGTGCCATGTTTAGTGTTTTAGCTAAGGGCAAATCTGTAATTGAAAATATTTCTAGTGGAGGCGATGTACTTTCTACCATTTCTGTATTAAAGCAATTAGGTGCAGATATTAATATTGAAGAAAATACTTTAACTACAAATGGAAAAGGACTAATTTCCCTAAGCGGAGAAAACCAAACATTAGATTGTGGCAACTCAGGTACTTCATTGAGATTATTTTGTGGGTTTTTATCTGGCCAAAACCTAAAAAATATAACTCTTATAGGTGATGAGTCTTTATCTAGACGCCCTCAAGATCGAGTCGTCAAACCATTGCAGCGAATGGGTATAAATATTTCATCTACCAATGGACTGACACCAATTCTATTAAATAAATCTAATCCAGATGGTGGGAGATTTGAAAGTATAATTTCTAGTGGCCAAATAAAAAGTGCAATTTTGCTTGCTGGTCTTTATGCAGAAAATCCTGTAACGGATATTGAAGAGACATTTACACGTGATCATAGTGAAAACATGTTACGAGCAATGGGAGTTAAAGTAATAAGTGAAAAAACAGAATTTGGTTATGAAGCAACAGTTTTTCCGCCTGTAAATGATCTAAAACCTCTAATTGGGCTGGTTCCATCGGACCCATCTTCAGCTGTATTCTTTGGCGTCTTAGCAGCATTGATTCCAGGTAGCGATATTTTAATATCGAATCTTTTAGGTAACGCTACAAGAATTGGTTGGTTAAAAGTTTTACAACGCATGGGCGCTGAAATAGAGATAATTGAGAAATCAAAAGTATTTAATGAAAAAGTGATAGATGTAAAAGTTAAATATTCTGAATTAATTGCAACAGATATTCGTGGTGATGAAATATCATCACTAATTGACGAATTACCTATGTTGAGTATTGCAATGGCAAAAGCAAAAGGCATATCAAGAGTGAGAGATGCTACAGAACTAAGAGTTAAAGAATCAGATCGTATAACTGTAGTTTTAGACCATTTAAACCGCATGGGGGTTAAAACCACTGAATACGATGATGGGTATGACATTGTTGGTTCAACTGACGAATTAAACAACTGCTATATTGAACCTCATCATGATCATCGTATTGCAATGACATTTGTAGCAGCCAATTACCTAATTTCGGGGGTATTAGAGATAGCCCAGAAAGAGACAATATCTACATCATTCCCAACTTTTTATCATGTATTTGAACAGGTAATTGTCTAG
- a CDS encoding bifunctional nuclease family protein, translating into MPEENKDINLPSIEVDFVGIRIEVPSNIPMLLFKENGTNKYLPISIGMPEATSIMTILQNQILLRPLTHDLFNDFLNISGYGISKLNITNIDNGTFYADIVFIERNIDKEIVMSCRPSDGVALAIRNDTPVKIFINRELFEENYIELDADNAEEEIEQFKSFLDEISPEDFV; encoded by the coding sequence ATGCCTGAAGAAAATAAGGATATAAACTTACCAAGTATTGAAGTTGATTTTGTTGGTATTCGTATTGAAGTACCAAGCAATATTCCGATGCTCTTGTTTAAAGAAAATGGTACTAATAAATATCTTCCAATATCTATAGGTATGCCTGAAGCTACATCGATTATGACGATATTGCAAAATCAAATATTGCTAAGACCACTCACACATGACCTTTTTAATGATTTCTTGAATATATCAGGTTATGGTATTTCTAAACTGAATATTACAAATATAGACAATGGGACTTTTTATGCAGACATAGTTTTTATAGAGAGAAATATTGATAAGGAAATTGTTATGTCATGTCGACCTAGTGATGGAGTAGCACTTGCGATAAGAAACGATACTCCTGTTAAAATTTTTATAAATAGAGAACTTTTTGAAGAAAATTATATAGAACTCGACGCAGATAATGCAGAAGAAGAAATAGAACAATTCAAATCATTCCTAGATGAAATATCACCAGAAGATTTTGTTTAA